The following proteins are co-located in the Billgrantia tianxiuensis genome:
- a CDS encoding TAXI family TRAP transporter solute-binding subunit has product MKRHAFSAAAFSGALLGAAMFSAPAVAQDRFITIGTGGQTGVYYVVGQSVCRMVNRGSDEHNIRCNAPSTGGSVANVNGMRSGELDMGVVQSDVQYRAYHGEDNFESDGAWEDMRAVFTMHGEPLTVVARADSGIEHFTDFPGKRVNIGNPGSGQRNTMNVVMEAMGWDTNTFSLASQLDAAEQAAALADNNIDAMVYVVGHPNGSIQEATTTIDARIVPVTGDEIDALIEEYPYYTRSVIPGGLYRGNDEDVETFGVAATFVTSTATDEEVVYETVKAVFENFDRFKRLHPAFENLNEEDMISDGLTAPLHDGAARYYRERGWIE; this is encoded by the coding sequence ATGAAACGCCATGCTTTCTCCGCGGCAGCCTTCTCGGGAGCGCTCCTGGGCGCCGCCATGTTCTCTGCACCGGCCGTAGCGCAGGATCGCTTCATCACCATCGGCACCGGCGGTCAAACCGGCGTCTACTACGTGGTGGGTCAGTCAGTCTGTCGCATGGTGAATCGCGGCAGCGACGAGCACAACATTCGCTGTAACGCCCCGTCCACTGGCGGTTCCGTGGCCAACGTCAACGGCATGCGTAGCGGCGAGCTCGACATGGGCGTGGTGCAGTCCGACGTGCAGTACCGCGCCTACCACGGCGAGGACAACTTCGAATCCGACGGCGCCTGGGAAGACATGCGTGCCGTCTTCACCATGCATGGTGAGCCGCTGACCGTGGTGGCACGTGCCGACTCCGGCATCGAGCACTTCACCGACTTCCCCGGCAAGCGCGTCAACATCGGCAACCCGGGCTCCGGCCAGCGCAACACGATGAATGTGGTGATGGAAGCGATGGGTTGGGACACCAACACCTTCTCGCTGGCTTCCCAGTTGGATGCCGCCGAGCAGGCCGCGGCTCTCGCCGACAATAACATCGATGCCATGGTCTACGTGGTGGGCCACCCCAACGGCTCCATCCAAGAGGCCACCACCACCATCGATGCGCGCATCGTGCCGGTGACCGGTGACGAGATCGATGCCCTGATCGAGGAGTATCCCTACTACACCCGTTCGGTCATTCCTGGCGGTCTGTATCGTGGCAACGACGAGGACGTCGAGACCTTCGGCGTCGCGGCAACCTTCGTCACTTCCACTGCCACGGATGAAGAAGTCGTCTACGAGACCGTCAAGGCGGTATTCGAGAATTTCGATCGCTTCAAGCGCCTGCACCCGGCGTTCGAGAATCTCAACGAGGAAGACATGATCTCCGACGGCCTGACTGCACCACTGCATGATGGTGCCGCTCGCTACTATCGTGAGCGTGGCTGGATCGAGTGA
- a CDS encoding KamA family radical SAM protein: protein MNQRVNVELGQAGAEPIEARQFKVYTHRQLDKIEAIQSLPEDLRFEMRVVSQVLPFRVNEYVIEELIDWNDIPADPVFQLTFPQRGMLRPEHFDAVAELLRRDADAAEMKPVIERIRAELNPHPAGQMDLNLPLLDGELLPGMQHKYRETVLFFPSQGQVCHSYCTFCFRWAQFVGDKDLKFASSEADSLHRYLAEHTEVTDLLMTGGDPMVMKAKHLRQYLEGLMAPELDHVQDIRIGSKSLTFWPYRFVTDPDAEDVLALFRELTAAGKHVAFMAHFNHWREMETPICREAIRRIRAAGAEIRTQAPLLKHINDDAGQWARMWITQVRLGMIPYYMFVERDTGARHYFEVPLVRAWEIYREAIRRIPGLARTARGPSMSADPGKVEIQGVTEIHGEKVFVLRFIQGRDSDWVQRPFFAKYDETATWLNHLEPALGESEFFFEEDFAAMKEYKRELILQAS from the coding sequence ATGAACCAGCGCGTGAACGTCGAACTCGGCCAGGCAGGGGCCGAGCCCATCGAGGCCCGGCAATTCAAGGTCTACACCCATCGCCAATTGGACAAGATCGAGGCGATTCAGTCTCTGCCTGAAGACCTGCGTTTCGAAATGCGGGTGGTCAGCCAGGTACTGCCGTTTCGGGTCAACGAGTATGTCATCGAAGAGCTGATCGACTGGAACGACATACCGGCCGATCCCGTCTTTCAGCTTACCTTCCCGCAGCGCGGCATGCTCAGGCCCGAGCACTTCGACGCGGTAGCCGAGCTGCTGCGCCGTGACGCCGATGCCGCCGAAATGAAACCGGTGATCGAGCGAATACGCGCCGAACTCAACCCGCATCCGGCGGGCCAGATGGATCTCAACCTGCCGCTGCTCGATGGCGAGCTGTTGCCCGGCATGCAGCACAAGTATCGTGAGACGGTGCTGTTCTTCCCCAGCCAGGGCCAGGTTTGTCACAGCTACTGCACTTTCTGCTTCCGCTGGGCACAGTTCGTCGGCGACAAGGATCTCAAGTTCGCCTCCAGCGAAGCCGATTCGCTGCATCGCTACCTGGCCGAGCACACCGAGGTCACCGACCTGTTGATGACCGGCGGCGATCCCATGGTGATGAAGGCCAAGCACCTGCGCCAATACCTGGAAGGGCTGATGGCGCCGGAGCTGGATCACGTCCAGGACATCCGCATCGGCTCCAAGAGCCTGACGTTCTGGCCCTACCGCTTCGTCACCGACCCGGACGCCGAGGATGTCCTGGCGCTGTTTCGTGAGCTGACCGCTGCCGGCAAGCATGTCGCCTTCATGGCGCACTTCAACCACTGGCGCGAGATGGAAACTCCCATCTGCCGTGAGGCGATCCGCCGTATCCGTGCTGCCGGCGCCGAGATTCGTACCCAGGCGCCACTGCTCAAGCACATCAACGACGATGCCGGACAATGGGCGCGCATGTGGATCACCCAGGTGCGCCTGGGGATGATTCCCTACTACATGTTCGTCGAGCGCGATACCGGGGCCCGCCACTACTTCGAGGTGCCTTTGGTCCGTGCGTGGGAGATCTATCGCGAGGCGATCAGGCGGATACCGGGACTGGCACGCACCGCCCGCGGGCCCTCCATGTCGGCCGATCCGGGCAAGGTGGAAATCCAGGGTGTGACCGAGATACACGGCGAGAAGGTGTTCGTACTGCGCTTCATCCAGGGCCGTGACAGCGACTGGGTGCAGCGACCGTTCTTCGCCAAGTACGACGAGACCGCCACCTGGCTCAATCACCTCGAACCGGCGCTGGGCGAGAGCGAGTTCTTCTTCGAGGAGGATTTCGCGGCGATGAAGGAGTACAAGCGGGAGCTGATCCTCCAAGCGTCCTAG
- a CDS encoding macro domain-containing protein gives MPAKVECVRGNIADQPDIDVVVNAANAALRPGGGVAGALHRAAGPELEQACRPLAPIEPGQAVITEAFGLPNRHVIHCLGPVYGRDRPEAELLAACYRNALELAERHGLASIAFPALSAGAFGYPLEEVARIALATVRETLPRCPGIAKVRFVLFDAGSTKVFQRTLTSRDQTL, from the coding sequence ATGCCAGCCAAAGTGGAGTGCGTGCGGGGCAACATCGCCGACCAGCCCGATATCGACGTCGTCGTCAACGCTGCCAATGCCGCCCTGCGCCCAGGCGGCGGCGTCGCTGGGGCACTGCATCGGGCAGCCGGGCCGGAACTCGAGCAGGCTTGCCGTCCGTTGGCGCCGATCGAGCCCGGCCAGGCGGTGATCACCGAGGCGTTCGGGCTACCCAACCGCCACGTGATTCATTGCCTGGGGCCGGTATACGGGCGCGACAGGCCAGAAGCGGAACTGCTCGCTGCCTGCTATCGCAACGCACTCGAGCTGGCCGAACGCCATGGGCTTGCCAGCATTGCCTTTCCGGCCCTGTCAGCAGGCGCCTTCGGCTACCCCCTCGAGGAAGTGGCCCGGATCGCCCTCGCCACGGTTCGCGAAACGCTACCTCGCTGCCCCGGTATCGCCAAGGTGCGCTTCGTACTGTTCGACGCCGGCAGCACCAAAGTCTTCCAGCGCACCCTGACCTCCCGGGATCAGACGTTGTAG